From a region of the Streptomyces tirandamycinicus genome:
- a CDS encoding ATP-binding protein, translated as MVGVIDTGGACAEWTFPAEPDAARSARHAVRDALRQWGLDPALVDVTVLLVSELVTNSLRYTSGPIGVRLVRPAVDGSAPPRAPALLVEVSDPLPDPPRERPAGPDDEGGRGLQLVACTARRWGTRRGRTGKTVWFELPVPG; from the coding sequence GTGGTCGGCGTGATCGACACCGGCGGCGCATGCGCCGAGTGGACCTTCCCTGCCGAGCCGGACGCCGCGCGCTCCGCCCGCCATGCCGTCCGCGACGCCCTGCGGCAGTGGGGGCTCGATCCCGCCCTGGTCGATGTGACGGTCCTCCTGGTCAGTGAGCTGGTGACCAATTCCCTTCGGTACACCTCCGGGCCCATCGGGGTCCGCCTGGTCCGGCCCGCCGTCGACGGGTCCGCCCCGCCGCGGGCCCCCGCACTGCTCGTGGAGGTCTCCGATCCGCTTCCGGATCCACCCCGGGAGCGTCCCGCCGGGCCCGATGACGAGGGGGGACGCGGACTGCAACTGGTGGCGTGCACGGCCCGCCGCTGGGGGACGCGGCGAGGCAGAACGGGTAAGACCGTGTGGTTCGAGCTGCCCGTGCCTGGTTAG
- a CDS encoding SpoIIE family protein phosphatase has protein sequence MSEIPETASGVVWQSSPPGSIYDYIKVASFSIGPDGLVDQWSRRAVEQFGIAAEEVRGKDPVAVFIPSELRTRGHRKIAEILDGKEWTGLVPFRLPGERGAHGLAEVYVMPSETENGERAALCIVVDVRALRRIETDLAASQAIFGQSPFGFLLFGPDLTVLRANERFATVFGGSAEDHRGRTVYDYLSRPEAERMNAALQRVLETGESVTELQIVGSAPGTSDRRHWSVNLYRVHSGSGRPVGVAGLGIDVTRRHIAAREAASARRNLALLNEASARIGNSLDLETTARELLDVAVPGFCDLASVDLYLGLLTGDEAPPGRWGPARPESYGGSAELRRVAFASTVSETLLGAAAAGTPAGPQVGAVHHYPFSSACANALRTARVRLIPGEDGSLVQSTLAVPMVAHDTVVGLAQFSRAKGSEPFGERDRALAVELAARAAVCIDNARLYRREHERALILQRSLLPPGDPEAAGLDIACRYLPGNTATEVGGDWFDVIELPGHRTALVVGDVMGRGLRAAVAMGELRTAVRTLALLDLEPAEVLSALDEIARGLGTPSGAQQASRVAHKSRGPELSEVYLATCVYAVYDPVTRRCTFANAGHLPPVLVEPGEEALMLDVPPGMPLGVGGEPFEEVQVELPEGALLALYTDGLVESRDHPLDEGLGAFRRALTEPGRPVPEPRAPDGPADAPNGGTPSDSDGGSRSRSLEDVCDHVLATLDTRHGEDDIALLMARIQGLASEAVGDWRLPREPRSVGRARELARAQLGAWELDPLVDTVELLVSELVTNALRYGEGEIRLRLLRDRTLVCEVWDAGLVQPRRRRARDTDEGGRGLQLVGLLSAAWGSRRTPRGKTVWFELALPDGDSTAEPSVEQLLSMF, from the coding sequence GTGAGCGAGATACCTGAGACGGCAAGCGGCGTGGTGTGGCAGAGCAGTCCGCCCGGCTCCATCTACGACTACATCAAGGTCGCGTCGTTCTCGATCGGTCCGGACGGGCTGGTCGACCAGTGGAGCCGCCGTGCCGTCGAGCAGTTCGGCATCGCCGCCGAGGAGGTCAGGGGCAAGGATCCCGTCGCCGTCTTCATCCCCTCGGAGCTCCGCACACGAGGTCACCGCAAGATCGCCGAGATTCTGGACGGCAAGGAGTGGACCGGTCTCGTCCCCTTCCGCCTGCCCGGCGAGCGCGGCGCGCACGGACTGGCCGAGGTCTACGTCATGCCGAGTGAGACGGAGAACGGCGAGCGTGCCGCGCTCTGTATCGTCGTCGACGTACGCGCCCTACGGCGGATCGAGACGGACCTCGCCGCTTCGCAGGCGATTTTCGGTCAATCTCCTTTTGGCTTTCTTCTGTTCGGTCCCGACCTCACCGTGCTGCGGGCCAACGAGCGCTTCGCGACCGTGTTCGGCGGATCCGCGGAGGACCACCGGGGCCGGACCGTGTACGACTACCTCTCCCGCCCCGAGGCGGAACGGATGAACGCGGCCCTCCAACGGGTGCTGGAAACGGGGGAGTCCGTCACCGAACTCCAGATCGTCGGCAGTGCCCCGGGCACCTCCGACCGGCGGCACTGGTCCGTCAACCTCTACCGCGTGCACAGCGGTTCCGGCCGCCCCGTCGGGGTCGCGGGCCTCGGCATCGACGTGACACGTCGTCATATCGCAGCACGTGAGGCCGCCAGCGCCCGCCGCAACCTCGCCCTGCTCAACGAGGCCAGCGCCCGGATCGGCAACTCCCTCGACCTCGAGACCACCGCACGCGAACTCCTCGACGTCGCCGTCCCCGGCTTCTGCGACCTCGCCTCCGTGGACCTCTACCTGGGGCTGCTCACGGGCGACGAGGCCCCGCCGGGACGCTGGGGCCCGGCCCGGCCGGAGAGCTACGGCGGCAGCGCGGAACTGCGCCGGGTCGCCTTCGCCAGCACCGTCTCCGAGACCCTGCTGGGCGCCGCTGCCGCGGGCACCCCGGCCGGCCCCCAGGTCGGCGCGGTGCACCACTACCCCTTCAGCTCCGCCTGCGCCAACGCCCTGCGCACCGCCAGGGTCCGTCTCATCCCCGGCGAGGACGGCAGTCTCGTCCAGTCCACGCTGGCCGTGCCGATGGTCGCCCACGACACGGTCGTGGGCCTCGCCCAGTTCTCCCGGGCCAAGGGCAGCGAGCCCTTCGGGGAACGGGACCGGGCGCTCGCCGTCGAACTGGCCGCCCGTGCCGCGGTCTGCATCGACAACGCCCGCCTCTACCGCCGCGAGCACGAGCGCGCACTCATCCTCCAGCGCAGCCTGCTGCCGCCCGGCGACCCGGAGGCCGCCGGGCTCGACATCGCCTGCCGCTACCTCCCGGGCAACACCGCGACCGAGGTCGGCGGCGACTGGTTCGACGTCATCGAACTCCCGGGCCACCGCACCGCGCTCGTCGTCGGCGACGTCATGGGGCGGGGGCTGCGCGCCGCCGTCGCCATGGGCGAACTCCGCACCGCCGTGCGGACGCTGGCCCTGCTGGACCTGGAACCCGCTGAGGTGCTCTCGGCGCTCGACGAGATCGCCCGCGGCCTCGGTACGCCGAGCGGCGCGCAGCAGGCCTCCAGGGTCGCCCACAAGTCCCGCGGGCCCGAACTCTCCGAGGTCTACCTGGCGACCTGCGTCTACGCCGTGTACGACCCCGTGACCCGGCGCTGCACCTTCGCCAACGCGGGCCATCTGCCTCCCGTACTCGTCGAGCCGGGCGAGGAGGCGCTGATGCTCGACGTGCCGCCCGGGATGCCGCTCGGGGTCGGCGGCGAACCCTTCGAGGAGGTCCAGGTCGAGCTTCCGGAGGGCGCGCTGCTCGCGCTGTACACCGACGGGCTGGTCGAGTCGCGCGACCACCCCCTGGACGAGGGGCTCGGTGCCTTCCGCCGCGCCCTGACCGAGCCGGGCCGCCCGGTACCGGAACCCCGTGCCCCCGACGGTCCCGCCGACGCGCCGAACGGCGGGACGCCCTCCGACTCCGACGGCGGATCACGCTCCCGTTCGCTCGAGGACGTCTGCGACCATGTGCTCGCCACCCTCGACACCCGGCACGGCGAGGACGACATCGCGCTGCTGATGGCCCGTATCCAGGGCCTGGCGAGCGAGGCCGTGGGGGACTGGCGGTTGCCGCGCGAACCCCGGTCGGTCGGCCGCGCCCGCGAGCTGGCCCGGGCGCAGCTCGGCGCCTGGGAGCTCGACCCGCTCGTCGACACGGTCGAACTGCTCGTCAGCGAGCTCGTCACCAACGCCCTGCGGTACGGCGAGGGCGAGATACGGCTTCGGCTGCTGCGCGACCGCACCCTCGTCTGCGAGGTGTGGGACGCCGGACTGGTGCAGCCGCGGCGCCGGCGGGCCCGGGACACCGACGAGGGCGGGCGGGGGCTGCAGCTGGTCGGTCTGCTGAGTGCCGCCTGGGGCTCGCGCCGCACCCCCCGGGGCAAGACGGTGTGGTTCGAACTCGCGCTGCCCGACGGGGACTCCACCGCGGAGCCCAGCGTGGAGCAGCTGCTGAGCATGTTCTGA